The sequence TTTGGCAGTGTTCatctgacctcattttcatagttcatatGTCAATATTTAGTTTTCCTGATTAGATTAATGATGGTCAGAAATGCAGGTGAGACATTTTAGTGTTTATTATGATATTGATAAGGAGACTTGGCAAATTCTTTTTGTGAAAAGATGTCTCAATaagatattgaatattttcAGGTTCCTTATCACGTCAACAAAAGAATCCGGAGTTATCTCTGGAATACAAAGATATCAGAATGGAGATATAGAATGGAGTAAAGAGCTTCCAGGAACTTGTCGTCTGTCTTTGTAAGTTTAGTTTTGTTTGGGCTGTGcttattttaaaaggaacaagaAGCCATAAACAGTCACCAGTTTTAATGTACAGACTTTGCTTTAATTTTtcttcagaatttttttaaagtttgtttttggattaaaaaatatatataaataacttaaGGCCCTTTTTTGCACCATTTGTATTTTACAGAAAGGAACTACCTTAATTTATTGTAAGCATACAAGTATAGTATATgccaatacacataattaacacCCCCTGGTGATGTTTTATAGCCTGACCAGTTCAGGTCTAAAAGGGACCTTCATCAGAGGCAAAATAGTGGATAAATGTTTGCCTCCTTTTTATAAAGATACGTTGACCATGGTAACTGGCGGATCAAAGTGATTCAGTGGGTCAGTTAACTGGCAGTTCAGTAAACCAGCAGGTTGGTTTATAACATATGAAAATTCTTAACATTTAGCAGTAAACTTGTTGAAATCTAACATTTAGCTTAGAACACACTTCCATTCTCTGACACCTTTTTGAACCAGAAACTGGAAGTTAAAATCATGTATCAGACCAGTAAAAATTCTGCATTAGCCAAATTACGGTATACGACCTGAATTTATGGCCAGTTCTCAGAtacatggaatgtttttatgccccacctatgatagtagaggggcattatgttttctggtctgtgcgtccgttcgtctgttcgtccgtctgtcccgcttcatgttaaagtttttggtcaaggtagtttttgatgaagttcaaATCCAATCAactgaaacttagtatacatgtgcccgatgatatgatctttcatatttaaatgccaaattagagttttgaccccaattttacgcttcactgaacatagaaaatgatagtgcaaatttcaggttaaagtttttggtcaatgtagtttttgataaagtagaagtccaatcaacttgaaacttagtatacatgttccctttgaaaagatcattctaattttaatgccaaattagagaatttattccaatttcatggtccactaaacatagaaaatgatagtgcgagtggggcatccgtgtactgtggacacattcttgttttaattaatttgttaaatttaactagtattaccaatattaaaaatttgactgaattttgtttttgcagaGGACTTAAATGTTTAGTGGTACCCATGCTGGCCAATATGTTAGAGAGTGATAAAAGAAGAAGATGGAGTTTTGAACAGTTTTTTCGTGAAGTGTTTAAGATACAGGACATGCTAACCATTAGATTGTATGACTGTAGTGTCGGGTCTAATCTCAAAATCTATGTAGAGAAATGTGACAGGTAATGATACATTAATCTTTTTACTTTCTATTTACACCATTATGGGGTTCAAGAAATGAAGCATGAATTGTCTTGAATAATCATTCATTGTTGGTCCTGTattataattgattgattaaaatttttacagattcttatttataatgaatttttttGAATGTGTCAATGCATTCATGTATGATCACTAGagaatgaaataattataactAGATCTAGTCACTTTGAGATAAAGAACATCATTAAAAGCCCAGTTCCTTTGTGTTTTGTATTGGTTGctgtttatgtatttattttgtgtcgTGGATGAATGCcccatttctttaattttcaattatgttAGTTGGTTATGTTGAACTACAttattgtacataaatttgACATCCCTACTATTATAGGTATGCAGCTGTCCAGGAAAAGATAGCTATGGAATCTGACATACCATCAGGACAGCAGTTAATATTGTTCCAGAACCGAGAACTAGAAGAGATAGTGAATGACATGACATGTGAGGTACATAATTATCCCACGTCTGTACTCCATGGACAGCTGTACCTATACAACAAAGACAGAACTGAtgtcaagaaaatcatgataccAGATATACGTATgtattaatgtacaaaattataatgtaCATTCTAACTTGGTATATAAACTTTATCTAATTAGAATAaggccacggttttttaatttgttggtttacggattttctccatgaaaaagtcgggtcggtcggtcggaaaaaaaagaaaaaaaaaagatctttcaagacagaaaaactgatatgcaaaataaaaatatatttcacctttctaatAATATGTTTGCCATACTATTTTGTCATCgttcttaaattttagtttgatgaaACATTATTGCTCAGCTGTAAACATCGCCTGACATTGTCTAATAATTTTccgtaaaaaaggggggtacacggacaaagacgaaattaaatcgtcatttcacaaacaagaaaaacagattcacGTCAGTTATTTGACTTAgcttttaatcaaaacttggtgaaaaaataataagcacgaaaactgataacaaaaaaaagtaaaaacgtcGTACcaaataagtttcaacacacgtgtcaaaaacgtaatagactcgtccactggAAAAACGAGAATATCAGGTTAAATAATCTGTTGTCATGCATTCCCGTTTTTATCTACATggacgatatttttttattgtctatgaaacaagaaaataccaattaatttttaaaattcagtactttaacttgatgtcttgaacttccacctgtccacatttggacaagtctatttttaTGAGAACAAGCATCTTACAGactggtgacaaataagggaaacgaacttattgtgtaattggttttaaacacaggtctcgttccgcaaaattatttgcgcaaacgacatttcaaggtcattaataattgatttgtctatttttagaaacgtaaactgaaagtttcattttttcacaacagaaagtgACATCACTTCTGTTACTGATTAacgcatttcatttcataaaaaaaaagatattttaattatttttcagggataatgcatttgttaAGGTCggcgagaataaaaaaaagcctgaaaattcgattttatttttattctggaaatcggcaaaatcgggtcggcggatccgtaaaccaacaaattaaaaaatcctggcctaaGACACATGAGAGTACCCAGATATACCATATACAGATCATAGCCAACCTAGTGTTAGCTATATTACGAAATAAAAAGGGTTAACATTGCAATTATGCTAATTTTCAAGGAAGCACAGTGataatgttgttttaaatatactGAAACTTTTGATACTTTccttaaaataataatactaGGAGCATTGGGGTTATAATTAACACTCAATATTTTATCTGATCCATAATTTAGTTTTACttatatgcatttttatttcagCTCAATATCCAATTTTTCCTGACAATTATCCTATTGAAAACAAAGTTCTAGACAAAGATAGTCACATTGGACATAAATGTTCAgctatttcatatttgatagagGTACAAGTCAAAGATCTTATAGTTCTTCAGGAACTCATGCAACAAGCTGAGAGATGTCTGAGGTAAGAAAATTATACCACTTTTccatattttattcttcaagtcccttatatatatatatgataataagTAAGCTGCTGTCTATAATTGAGTATataatgttatttcatttaaaattgcatatttttttttacaacaaaccAAATTTCATGATTCATTTACAAAttgaatatctttattttttatttttagtaattttctattttttaattgtctgttaacaatttacacatttgtatttttatgatagCTCATTTAAAAGCCAAGACatatgtggtttaatttttggGATACCATGTGAGATTAAATTTTCTGCAATTGAGCAAACCATGAGGGGTGATGTGTACTGTTCAATAGAAACATACTCAATTTTACATAGAACTTTCTTGAAATTCAGTTCCTTGCAAAAACGTAGCTTTGACATCTATATTCTTTGGTCCTcctcatttcaaaataacaacaaatggTTCAGATCAGtcaataattgaaaaaatcaaGATGTCCAATATAATGACACAGAGATCTGATGTAGATAGGATTTACAATATAGTTATGGTTTTCACTTTGAGGCAAATTAGGGATATTGATCAATATAAGATTATTCATGATTACATCATTTATTAAGATGGTTTCTTTTGAAATTGCCATGATGctatcaattttaataaattgcattCTGTTTGTTAGGGaatatatacaaagaataacAAGAAGGATAAACAACTGTGTCCCAGAGATGTGTAAACTATTGGAGGAAACTAAAAAGAGAACAGAATCATTCTTTCAGACTTTTGGTGTCATCCATGATATATTGTACAGCGTATCTAGTTTAGCATCAGAGGAGAGAACACGTCTGATAGCTAGGAGATATATTGAAGATATTGCTTTGACCCTTAGGGACCAGTCACCAAGGGAAACACAACAAAAGGTAATTAAGTTATCCAGTTGCAAAATGGCTGAGATATatgataaaactattttttttatactggcCTGGTACTATAAGGCAAACTTAGTTATTTTTTCACTTGGAGTAAGTCATGGTCTGTCatggaaattaaaacatttaaaacaatctTCAGATCATTATTTAGATCCTATCTAGTGTCAGAATACCATTCAATTTATTGAGGATATGTTATACTTTGATAATTGAGTCTCAAAATCATGTGTATTTGAATTACcatattcattaaaaattacataagTCATGCGTGTATGAATCTGTCATAAAAATAGTATCAACTACAAATCTAAAATCAAGAACAAAGAAGATAACTCTATctcaaaatttttatttgccTGACAAAATACAattgaatggttttttttttaaatcacaaaatTGCAAAGCGGAAACAATCTTTACCCTTCCAGTGCTCACAAACATTGTGATATTTATGTGTAGATATTTTACATATGTTAACAGTTTTGAATtctgaaagaaagaaaaaaagaaatgaaaatgtgacAACATTATGTAATTTTAGGCCGAGAACAGAACAGAGGAGATTAAAGTATATATGAGTGTATTGGTGGACAAAGTAACTGAACAGGAGAGGGAAGCTATAACAAGCTGTGTAGGATGTATGACAGAAGATAGATGGTATGTGTTTactgcatatatataaataaggaattgtgtttgtgtgtgtgtgtgtaatgcttgtttttatattaacaataaaatgataaacaatataaaaaggtATGTTAAGAGTAATTAgattatacaatatttaaaaatccttttcttttCTCTGATTCATGTCATTCCATATCATGTTATATCATTTTAGTGTTCAGAAATCACACCACTTGTCCACTAAGATCTATGAAATCTACAAAACATTTGCTGATCATAGGAAAAAGAGATATCTGTCACAGGAGGAGGAGTTTGCACATAGAAGTGACAGGTAAAATTACCATAATGTCTTTTAATTAAAttgctttttttctaaacactaTCAGGCAGTTGCAAAGAATTCTTTGTTTGCTGAAGTAatcttgttaaatatttaagggattcttaaaagtttgaattttcagTTTAGGTGTTCATAAGAATCGATTTATCAGAGAATGGTCacaatttagaatttttagatCAAAGAAAACTTATAAATTGGAATACTATTGGTAATATTTGAATTGATGTTGCAGAACAATAAACTGACAGAAGTTCCTATATCTTTAAAATGATCaagtttgaattgattttttattatttaattttcaggataagaatacaaaaatttattgAACAGTTAGAGTTTGTGATGAACGATCATTGCATGAAAAATACAGCAAAAATGCATCaagtaacaaacaaacaaattgcGTAAGTATTGCTAGTTTATAAAGCTTTCTatcaatattttgttcattcaGTAAGTCCATTCATTTAATATACTTGATGAGTAATGAATAGAAGGACAATCTACCATTGCAAAAAAGGAAACAGAAATGATAACAAAAGACCAATTTTTACATAATTAGATTAAGCTACtgtgtgagagaaaaaaatattagtgtATTAattctatatatctatatatcaatTAGTGACCATGTTTCAAAAgttttatcaaaggtaccagtattataaCCTATTGGTACCAGCGTTTCCTTTAGaacatggtggattaaacctagttttatagaAAGCTAAACCATATGCACATTTTAAGCCAATGTAATCCAAATGGAATGCATCCAAAAATTACAAAGCATTGATTTTTcttttggaaaaagggagaaAAGTATCTGTAAAGGAGGGATATGAAGAATTATAACTTTGCTGAAATCACTAATTGTATTGTCTTTGTCCAGAAATAAATTCATTgcattaaagtcataagaaacctcaaattaaaaaaataatgcatatgttttttataactcaatggatagttttcattataaaacttatgtacatatacttttttctgaagaaaattctttaatttattcatatttagaagaagtttactttatttgaattgcttccttccagcaagcaattcccccgacatagtttccgtatgcaaggtgacctcagtgtgacccatctcgtaaaaatccggtgaccacaatacgcatggatgtccttaaaataaactattatctgaatttacatgttaaacacgtgctcaatttccatgcttttttgtttatttttcgtcaattgttgactatcaggtgacaatcgttaaacttcggcttcaaaacacggactttaattacctgccatattttcacaacaacactgaccgattgaaaaaaaaattgacgattatatgaaatttacacaaaaaaaatgataaattcgagcacagaagactaagtttatgatgtttgtatgcattggttcaagaattggaggAACactatttttcaccggtcactcgtttcttatgactttaacaatacagtatttctatttgtagaatgttgataaaacatttcattAGAACCGGAAAAGTTGACCAGAACATCAAAAGTGTTTTAGATTGTCAATCTAAACTCAGTCTGAGGATGGAACAGGTAtacattaaatattataatgaaaagTATATTCTGATAACACAACACCTTATTAAtgcaaaacataattataactCTACCATACCTTCCCCCAGCTTAAAAAACACCCTTCATCCTACAAACTTATTGTGTTTAACTatatctaaaattgagaatggaaatgaggaatgatTAAGACTGCTTCTTGCTGTAATTCTGAGAATGCAAGTGTATTAGCAAGAAATGAAATGTAGTCCCACTTCTTTAGCAGCTAAGAATGATATTTGGTAGAAGCATGACCAACATAGGTAGTTCCAATTGTGCAATGTCATATAGACCTGAAGAAATGCTGTTGGTTTACATTCTTGTCCTGATCGTCTGATATCTTGACATCATATCAGTAAGTGGTTTGTTGATCTGGTTGAACTGTCTGATAAATCATTGAAAATAGCTATCAAATCTTCTGACATATTAATGGCTGGTATGTTAATGCCATTTCAATATTAGCTTGATCAACCTCAACAGCCTCTACAGAGACAACATAGAGACATTTTACACTTTTCTCTTGAAGAAAGAACATTTGTCTGCTCTAAGCTTCTATGGTTTTGATAAATCCTGTTTAGTACAAGGGGAAAATTTTCCATTTGGTCTTCAAAGGTATTGcctaggaattttggtcctcaatgctcttcaacttcgtactttatttggctttttaatatttttggagtcgagcgtcactgatgagtcttttgtagaccaaacgagcgtttggcgtatatacaaaatatagacctggtatctatgatgagtttatttagatgATAACATCATAAATGAAAATGCAATATAACTCTAATATCTTCTTGGTACAAGGtagaaaaattaatgaaatcaaatactgtggattcatttattttcatgggcacacatttttgtggattgatgaaaacttgcatgtttattgatatttaatttcgtggttttggtaaagtctgcatacattccttAAGACAATTTGTAATTCTTGAACATTTGAAATCGTGGTTCTCCTGTTTCCACGAAtttcacgaaaattggtatacaacgaatattaatgaatccacagtagatcTAGTAGTATTCAAAGATTCTAAGTTGACCAACCATAAATAACCTTC is a genomic window of Mytilus trossulus isolate FHL-02 chromosome 1, PNRI_Mtr1.1.1.hap1, whole genome shotgun sequence containing:
- the LOC134713087 gene encoding serine/threonine-protein kinase TBK1-like yields the protein MSLSNKENKNWKSTETFSWNEGDVLGKGATAVVYKARRRPNGCVCAVKYFHERVSHHFASVALREIDLLKKLDHRNVITIYAVERDSPSGNYVMGMELCEGGSLYSMLDQPKYSYGLPEEEFLVVLFDIASGMQYLRQMGIIHRDLKPGNIMRFIDDTGQSIYKLTDFGAARQLDDEENFTSIYGTEEYLDPNMYEKAVLRRHSVPYQEFDASVDIWSLGVTIYHVATGHLPFQPYGGRSNSQTMFLITSTKESGVISGIQRYQNGDIEWSKELPGTCRLSLGLKCLVVPMLANMLESDKRRRWSFEQFFREVFKIQDMLTIRLYDCSVGSNLKIYVEKCDRYAAVQEKIAMESDIPSGQQLILFQNRELEEIVNDMTCEVHNYPTSVLHGQLYLYNKDRTDVKKIMIPDIPQYPIFPDNYPIENKVLDKDSHIGHKCSAISYLIEVQVKDLIVLQELMQQAERCLREYIQRITRRINNCVPEMCKLLEETKKRTESFFQTFGVIHDILYSVSSLASEERTRLIARRYIEDIALTLRDQSPRETQQKAENRTEEIKVYMSVLVDKVTEQEREAITSCVGCMTEDRCVQKSHHLSTKIYEIYKTFADHRKKRYLSQEEEFAHRSDRIRIQKFIEQLEFVMNDHCMKNTAKMHQVTNKQIAMLIKHFIRTGKVDQNIKSVLDCQSKLSLRMEQMVKRCTDLLLRLKIDVIPKMTGQPVEASNLGAMGAELQPRSSFHPMTLTSLKSDFQILQNDSIQIESIMKHHAEELEAQAYNLKELSENLPKPDSFDTGVQASSDS